A single Sporosarcina sp. FSL W8-0480 DNA region contains:
- a CDS encoding nuclease-related domain-containing protein produces MLVKKRTKTMEIDGLIALLKRMGKGDERRTKIEERLYNLQAGFGGESQYDKYLTEFRPDYPHAILHDVTLCDDNTFFKMDSILITPAFILISEVKNIAEKIVVKSNPLQFIKEYPSGKRVPLKNPIVEVERKMFHLNNWLKKHKITIPIKGLIAFAYNNELLIEEPPSMHIMFTYEVAAHLRTLSVTQRILDKPKIHSLAQKMVRNHKEFHPFPLINKYNIHLNDIKTGVFCPICSGLSMMWEHQKWRCKSCGHTGKKEHQNALTDWSMLIKENITNKEFCYFTRLNDRHIAKRLLATSSAKLTGNGRGSRYNIVLCSEKK; encoded by the coding sequence GTGTTAGTTAAAAAAAGGACAAAGACAATGGAAATCGACGGACTAATCGCATTGCTAAAACGAATGGGAAAAGGAGATGAAAGAAGAACAAAAATTGAAGAAAGGCTTTATAACCTACAAGCTGGATTTGGGGGTGAAAGTCAATATGATAAATATTTAACCGAATTCAGACCTGACTATCCTCATGCCATATTGCATGACGTCACACTTTGCGACGATAATACTTTTTTCAAAATGGATTCCATATTAATTACTCCAGCGTTTATCTTAATCTCAGAGGTTAAAAATATTGCGGAGAAGATCGTTGTTAAATCCAACCCCTTGCAATTTATAAAGGAATATCCCTCCGGAAAAAGAGTGCCTTTGAAAAACCCAATTGTTGAAGTGGAGAGAAAAATGTTCCATCTGAACAATTGGTTAAAAAAGCATAAAATTACCATTCCTATAAAAGGATTAATTGCATTTGCTTATAACAATGAACTACTAATCGAAGAACCCCCTAGTATGCACATCATGTTCACCTACGAAGTTGCCGCACATCTTAGAACATTATCGGTTACTCAAAGAATTCTTGACAAACCGAAAATCCACTCATTAGCACAAAAGATGGTTAGAAACCACAAAGAATTCCACCCATTTCCTTTAATAAATAAATATAATATTCATCTAAATGATATAAAAACAGGTGTTTTCTGCCCCATTTGCAGTGGCCTTTCTATGATGTGGGAACATCAAAAATGGAGATGTAAAAGCTGCGGTCACACAGGAAAAAAGGAACATCAAAATGCCTTAACTGATTGGTCTATGTTAATAAAAGAGAATATCACAAACAAGGAATTCTGCTATTTTACACGCTTGAATGACAGACATATAGCTAAAAGGTTATTGGCCACTTCATCGGCGAAACTGACTGGAAATGGAAGAGGTTCAAGGTACAATATCGTCTTGTGCTCCGAGAAGAAATGA